The proteins below are encoded in one region of Podarcis raffonei isolate rPodRaf1 chromosome 8, rPodRaf1.pri, whole genome shotgun sequence:
- the LOC128419295 gene encoding C-factor-like isoform X1, protein MAGLNARSVLVTGSNRGIGLELVRQLVGKSNRPEWIFATCRDPEGPRAQVLKDLAAKHQGVEIIPLDTSEPSSIKDAATRVTERLKGAGLTLLINNAGIARINLVMEAETPEDMSEVYKTNVTGPMMVSQAFLPLLRKASLESPQNGMSCSKAAIVNISSEAGSITNLFLWENGQVVNYRCSKAALNMLTRCQSLGYANDKILCIALHPGFVETDMTGGGLLTVNESVQSILKTLSHLSEKDTGTFVNWQGDVLPW, encoded by the exons ATGGCTGGGCTGAATGCACGCAGTGTCCTGGTGACTGGGTCCAATCGGGGTATTGGCTTGGAGCTGGTGAGGCAGCTGGTTGGGAAAAGCAACCGGCCAGAATGGATCTTTGCCACCTGCCGGGACCCAGAGGGACCACGTGCCCAG GTCTTGAAGGATTTGGCTGCCAAGCATCAGGGAGTGGAGATTATCCCACTGG ACACTTCTGAGCCCTCTAGCATCAAGGATGCTGCGACCAGAGTGACTGAACGGCTTAAAGGGGCTGGGCTGACCCTTCTGATAAACAATGCTGGAATTGCAAGGATAAACTTAGTTATGGAAGCTGAGACACCGGAAGACATGTCTGAAGTGTACAAGACCAATGTGACTGGGCCCATGATGGTGAGCCAG GCATTCCTGCCCTTGCTGAGGAAGGCATCTCTGGAAAGCCCCCAGAATGGGATGAGCTGCAGCAAAGCTGCCATTGTCAACATCTCTAGTGAAGCTGGCTCCATCACAAATCTCTTCCTGTGGGAGAATGGACAAGTTGTCAATTACCGTTGCAGCAAG GCTGCTCTGAATATGCTGACGCGGTGCCAGTCCCTGGGATATGCTAATGACAAAATCCTGTGCATTGCACTGCATCCTGGGTTTGTGGAGACAGACATGACAGGTGGAGGG TTACTCACAGTGAATGAGAGTGTGCAAAGCATCCTGAAGACCCTTTCCCATCTCTCGGAGAAAGACACTGGGACTTTTGTGAATTGGCAGGGGGATGTACTTCCTTGGTGA
- the LOC128419295 gene encoding C-factor-like isoform X2, translated as MEAETPEDMSEVYKTNVTGPMMVSQAFLPLLRKASLESPQNGMSCSKAAIVNISSEAGSITNLFLWENGQVVNYRCSKAALNMLTRCQSLGYANDKILCIALHPGFVETDMTGGGLLTVNESVQSILKTLSHLSEKDTGTFVNWQGDVLPW; from the exons ATGGAAGCTGAGACACCGGAAGACATGTCTGAAGTGTACAAGACCAATGTGACTGGGCCCATGATGGTGAGCCAG GCATTCCTGCCCTTGCTGAGGAAGGCATCTCTGGAAAGCCCCCAGAATGGGATGAGCTGCAGCAAAGCTGCCATTGTCAACATCTCTAGTGAAGCTGGCTCCATCACAAATCTCTTCCTGTGGGAGAATGGACAAGTTGTCAATTACCGTTGCAGCAAG GCTGCTCTGAATATGCTGACGCGGTGCCAGTCCCTGGGATATGCTAATGACAAAATCCTGTGCATTGCACTGCATCCTGGGTTTGTGGAGACAGACATGACAGGTGGAGGG TTACTCACAGTGAATGAGAGTGTGCAAAGCATCCTGAAGACCCTTTCCCATCTCTCGGAGAAAGACACTGGGACTTTTGTGAATTGGCAGGGGGATGTACTTCCTTGGTGA
- the LOC128419291 gene encoding C-factor-like: MAALNARRVLVTGSNRGIGLELVRQLVRKNNCPEQIFATCRNPDGPLAQDLKNLAAKHQGVEIIPLDTCDPSSIKAAAAKVTKRLKGSGLNLLINNAGILKLSSLETETPENMSEVYKTNVIGPMMMSQAFLPLLRKASQESPQNGMSCSKAAIVNMSSEGGSITTVYMWHLAHAVNYRCSKAALNMLTRCQSLGFDKDEILCIALHPGFVQTDMGSSVGQAPLTLDESVQAILKTLSRLSEKDNGTFVNWEGNTLPW; encoded by the exons ATGGCTGCGCTGAATGCACGCAGAGTCCTGGTGACTGGGTCCAATCGGGGCATTGGCTTGGAGCTGGTTAGGCAACTGGTGCGGAAAAACAACTGTCCAGAACAGATCTTTGCCACCTGCCGGAATCCAGATGGACCACTTGCCCAG GACTTGAAGAATTTGGCTGCCAAGCACCAGGGAGTGGAAATCATCCCACTAG ATACTTGTGACCCATCCAGTATCAAGGCTGCAGCAGCTAAAGTCACCAAGCGGCTGAAAGGATCTGGGCTGAATCTTCTGATTAACAATGCTGGGATTTTAAAGCTAAGCTCTCTTGAGACAGAGACACCAGAGAACATGTCTGAGGTGTacaaaaccaatgtgattggcCCCATGATGATGAGCCAG GCATTCCTGCCCTTGCTGAGGAAGGCATCTCAGGAAAGCCCCCAGAATGGGATGAGCTGCAGCAAAGCTGCCATTGTCAACATGTCCAGTGAAGGTGGCTCTATCACAACTGTCTACATGTGGCATTTGGCACACGCGGTCAATTACCGTTGCAGCAAG GCTGCTCTGAACATGCTTACACGGTGCCAGTCCCTGGGATTTGACAAAGATGAAATCTTGTGCATTGCGTTGCATCCTGGGTTTGTGCAGACAGATATGGGAAGTTCAGTG GGACAAGCCCCACTGACATTGGATGAGAGTGTGCAAGCAATCCTGAAGACCCTTTCCCGTCTCTCTGAGAAAGACAATGGCACTTTTGTGAACTGGGAGGGAAACACCCTTCCTTGGtga